The following coding sequences are from one Desulfobacterales bacterium window:
- the tuf gene encoding elongation factor Tu (EF-Tu; promotes GTP-dependent binding of aminoacyl-tRNA to the A-site of ribosomes during protein biosynthesis; when the tRNA anticodon matches the mRNA codon, GTP hydrolysis results; the inactive EF-Tu-GDP leaves the ribosome and release of GDP is promoted by elongation factor Ts; many prokaryotes have two copies of the gene encoding EF-Tu), whose amino-acid sequence GDNVAIEAELITPIAMEKELRFAVREGGRTVGAGVVSDIIE is encoded by the coding sequence GGGTGACAATGTAGCGATTGAGGCGGAGCTGATCACCCCGATTGCGATGGAAAAAGAGCTGCGTTTTGCGGTGCGTGAAGGCGGTCGTACCGTTGGTGCCGGTGTGGTCAGCGATATTATCGAATAA